A single window of Echinimonas agarilytica DNA harbors:
- a CDS encoding penicillin-binding protein 1A translates to MKFVRWLITISLTLGVLGTMFVAGVAVFFSRDLPDVTTLKDVQLQTPMLVYSRDGKLMSQFGEKRRIPLAIEQVPQQMVDAFLAVEDARFYEHPGIDVIGVARAFVSLVTTGERRQGASTITMQVARNFYLTRDKTFRRKIREILLAWRIEQLLTKDQILELYVNKIPLGYRAHGVGAAAEVYFGKTVDELTLPEIAVIAGLPKAPSVLNPIHSIERATERRNVVLSRMLAVNAITQAQFDEASVAPLQGKYHGPAVEMNAPYVAEMVRQFMVEKYGEEAAYTQGYRVHTTVDSTLQQAAIHAVVQNLLDYDQRHGYRGAIANPWLMGEEDNVTLQMPSPPWDTAQTKKYLKKFKSYQSLSPAMVQEVGEQSATIALKTGQLSSINWDGMKWARAFISDDKQGPAPKTAGEILQPGDVVMVQPAPESGEYLLSQLPEASAALIAMDPKDGAIQALVGGFSFNLSQFNRAFQAKRQMGSNIKPFIYSSAFAQNYTLASLIADAPISHWDASAGVTWRPKNSPNTYDGDTRLRLGLAQSKNVMSVRLLRSVGIEKVRQHLAKFGFPLSDIPPNESLALGSASFTPMEVVNAFSMIANGGYQVKNHLIEEVEDQHGNRIFHHQPLVACPECEKIDEERVSAQEELDALVDEPADLFALCPAYPVDEANRAPHVIPTPNTFLVTQAMNSAIWGGGNWSAGTGWNGTGWRAARALKRHDIAGKTGTTNDAKDAWFSGFQPSIVATSWIGFDDHKRKLGSTKYNNNLNKEQIIGTEFGAKTALPAWIKFMEVALKDIPVQPFTAPDNIVSVRIDRSSGKLSQQIGNNSRFEFFVAGTEPTQYSEPPRTTVDPFTDANADTPVTDDDELF, encoded by the coding sequence GTGAAATTTGTTCGTTGGCTTATCACTATTTCTTTAACCCTTGGCGTACTCGGCACTATGTTTGTTGCTGGCGTTGCGGTGTTTTTCAGTCGAGATCTTCCTGATGTAACGACCCTCAAGGACGTTCAACTTCAAACGCCAATGCTCGTCTACAGCCGCGACGGTAAGCTGATGTCGCAATTTGGTGAGAAGCGTCGAATCCCCTTAGCAATTGAGCAAGTGCCTCAACAAATGGTTGATGCCTTCCTTGCCGTCGAAGACGCTCGATTTTATGAACACCCAGGCATCGACGTGATTGGCGTTGCGCGTGCATTTGTATCGCTCGTCACCACCGGAGAGCGCAGACAGGGTGCAAGTACGATTACCATGCAGGTGGCACGTAACTTTTACCTTACCCGAGATAAAACTTTCCGCCGCAAGATACGCGAAATTTTACTTGCTTGGCGTATCGAGCAGTTACTTACTAAAGATCAAATTCTAGAGTTATACGTCAACAAAATCCCCTTGGGATACCGCGCTCATGGTGTGGGGGCAGCTGCCGAAGTCTATTTCGGGAAAACAGTGGATGAACTCACCTTGCCTGAAATAGCCGTGATCGCTGGCTTACCTAAAGCGCCGTCAGTACTGAATCCTATTCACTCTATCGAACGCGCAACTGAGCGTCGCAATGTTGTTTTGTCACGGATGCTTGCTGTCAATGCAATCACTCAAGCGCAATTTGATGAAGCCTCCGTTGCTCCGTTGCAAGGCAAGTATCATGGCCCTGCGGTTGAAATGAACGCGCCTTACGTGGCCGAAATGGTGCGCCAATTCATGGTTGAAAAATACGGAGAAGAGGCCGCTTATACACAAGGATATAGGGTTCACACCACGGTCGATTCCACACTTCAGCAAGCCGCTATTCACGCAGTTGTGCAAAATTTGTTGGATTACGATCAACGCCACGGCTATCGAGGAGCCATTGCCAACCCTTGGTTGATGGGTGAAGAAGACAATGTCACTTTACAAATGCCGTCGCCACCTTGGGATACGGCTCAAACCAAAAAATATCTCAAAAAATTTAAGTCATACCAATCTCTGAGCCCTGCAATGGTTCAGGAAGTCGGCGAACAGAGCGCCACCATCGCATTGAAAACCGGGCAACTTTCGTCCATCAATTGGGATGGCATGAAATGGGCACGCGCTTTTATTAGTGACGACAAGCAAGGCCCAGCCCCTAAAACTGCTGGTGAAATACTTCAACCCGGTGATGTGGTAATGGTTCAGCCTGCTCCCGAATCAGGTGAATACTTGTTGTCCCAGCTTCCAGAAGCCTCGGCAGCACTGATCGCAATGGATCCTAAAGACGGTGCAATTCAGGCGTTAGTCGGTGGTTTTAGTTTTAATCTAAGCCAGTTTAACCGTGCGTTCCAAGCCAAACGCCAAATGGGTTCGAATATTAAGCCATTCATTTATTCCTCCGCATTTGCTCAAAATTACACGCTGGCCAGTCTCATTGCTGACGCTCCTATCAGTCATTGGGACGCTTCTGCGGGTGTCACCTGGCGCCCTAAAAATTCTCCCAACACCTATGATGGTGACACGCGTTTACGTTTGGGCTTAGCCCAATCGAAAAATGTCATGTCTGTGCGGTTGCTTCGCAGTGTGGGTATTGAGAAGGTCCGCCAGCATTTGGCGAAATTTGGATTTCCATTGAGTGATATTCCTCCCAATGAATCACTGGCATTGGGTTCTGCAAGCTTTACTCCAATGGAAGTAGTAAACGCCTTTTCGATGATTGCCAACGGTGGTTACCAAGTAAAAAATCATCTGATCGAAGAAGTGGAAGATCAGCACGGTAATCGAATCTTCCATCACCAACCTCTTGTGGCTTGCCCTGAGTGCGAAAAAATCGATGAAGAACGAGTTTCTGCTCAAGAAGAGTTGGATGCACTCGTTGATGAGCCCGCCGACTTGTTCGCGCTTTGCCCTGCATACCCTGTGGATGAAGCCAATCGAGCACCTCATGTCATTCCAACACCGAACACATTTTTGGTGACTCAGGCCATGAACAGCGCGATCTGGGGTGGTGGTAACTGGTCCGCAGGTACAGGCTGGAATGGCACCGGCTGGCGTGCTGCTCGTGCTTTGAAGCGCCATGATATAGCAGGAAAAACAGGCACAACAAATGACGCCAAAGACGCTTGGTTTAGTGGTTTCCAGCCCTCAATTGTTGCGACTTCATGGATTGGGTTTGATGACCATAAGCGCAAGTTGGGCTCAACAAAGTACAACAACAACCTAAATAAAGAACAGATCATCGGTACCGAGTTCGGAGCCAAAACAGCTTTGCCTGCTTGGATCAAATTTATGGAAGTTGCATTGAAGGATATTCCTGTTCAGCCCTTTACAGCGCCAGACAATATTGTCAGTGTACGCATAGATCGTTCGAGTGGAAAATTATCTCAACAGATCGGCAACAACTCTCGATTTGAGTTTTTTGTCGCAGGCACAGAGCCAACCCAATATTCTGAACCCCCTCGCACAACAGTCGATCCATTTACTGATGCAAACGCAGATACGCCAGTAACCGATGATGATGAGCTGTTTTAA
- a CDS encoding pilus assembly protein PilM, with protein MLDRLWKRMTPPLIGLDIGSHSAKAVILHRDGQTLVVDAVATVPIPVGAVIEHEIHDFEAVGNALKPLLLKFGKKNNLVAAAVAGSSVITKIIFVDAGGSDADLEAQIQIEADHLIPFPLEEVSLDFEVMGPNATDPTRTDILLSACRSEHVESRIAALETAGYTPKVMDIEAFALTRSLSLMQNQLPEALEDKIVAMVDIGANMMLVTIVRNGETIYNREQPFGGEQFNQAVTSYYGMDGETVEQAKLNNTLPANYDFEVLAPFQTQLVQQVRRNLQIFSTSSGFNQIDYLLLSGGCAALPGTIEILREELSVHAILANPFVDMQFGSEVDADKLKDAAQQYALACGLALRSESAL; from the coding sequence ATGCTCGATCGATTGTGGAAACGGATGACTCCCCCGCTGATAGGGCTTGATATCGGCTCTCATTCAGCCAAGGCAGTCATACTTCACCGTGACGGTCAAACGCTCGTTGTTGATGCTGTGGCAACAGTGCCTATTCCTGTCGGTGCGGTTATTGAACACGAAATTCATGATTTTGAAGCCGTGGGTAACGCGCTCAAACCCTTGTTGCTGAAATTTGGCAAAAAGAATAACTTGGTGGCCGCCGCAGTTGCTGGTTCGTCAGTGATCACCAAAATCATCTTCGTCGATGCCGGTGGCAGCGATGCAGATCTCGAAGCACAAATCCAAATTGAAGCCGATCACCTGATTCCATTTCCCTTAGAAGAGGTCAGTCTCGATTTTGAAGTCATGGGCCCCAATGCCACAGATCCAACACGGACTGATATTTTACTCAGTGCTTGCAGAAGTGAGCACGTGGAGTCGAGAATCGCGGCCTTAGAAACCGCAGGCTACACACCCAAGGTGATGGATATTGAAGCGTTTGCGTTAACACGTTCGCTATCGCTCATGCAAAACCAATTACCCGAAGCGTTAGAAGACAAAATCGTTGCAATGGTTGATATTGGCGCGAACATGATGCTGGTTACAATTGTGCGCAATGGCGAAACGATCTACAACCGCGAACAACCTTTTGGTGGTGAGCAATTTAACCAAGCCGTGACGAGTTACTACGGCATGGATGGCGAAACCGTTGAGCAGGCTAAGTTAAACAATACATTGCCCGCCAATTATGATTTTGAAGTGTTAGCTCCCTTTCAAACGCAGTTGGTGCAACAGGTACGTAGAAACTTGCAAATTTTTTCCACTTCTAGTGGCTTTAATCAAATTGATTACCTGTTGTTATCTGGCGGCTGCGCAGCGCTGCCTGGCACGATAGAAATTCTTCGGGAAGAACTTTCAGTTCACGCAATTTTAGCGAACCCATTTGTCGACATGCAGTTTGGATCAGAGGTAGACGCTGATAAACTCAAAGACGCGGCTCAGCAGTATGCATTAGCATGTGGTTTGGCGTTGCGAAGTGAGAGTGCGTTATGA
- a CDS encoding PilN domain-containing protein produces the protein MTSINLLPWREEFRQKQRQEYLSILLVASVAAVLLMLAVSSFYGSKIQTQQDRNTYLRQESAILDQKIQQLNDLKRQKQDLEQRLQLVQELQQSRNLVTQLYNVMAEIVPPGVYLTHIEKSDRELKIEGVSESNNRLAALVRNIDGVDWLDEPSIQTITMDDIRPKLLSRFVMTVQIVEAPLESSESVQGMANAN, from the coding sequence ATGACCTCAATTAACCTACTGCCTTGGCGTGAAGAGTTTCGGCAAAAGCAACGCCAAGAATACCTTTCTATTTTACTAGTAGCCTCGGTGGCTGCGGTGTTATTGATGTTAGCGGTGTCATCGTTTTACGGCAGTAAGATTCAAACTCAGCAAGACCGTAATACATACCTGCGCCAAGAAAGCGCTATCCTCGACCAGAAAATCCAACAATTAAACGACCTAAAGCGTCAAAAGCAAGACTTGGAGCAGCGCCTGCAGTTGGTACAAGAGCTTCAGCAAAGCCGTAATTTAGTGACTCAACTTTACAATGTGATGGCAGAAATTGTGCCACCAGGCGTGTATTTAACTCATATCGAGAAATCCGACCGAGAGCTTAAAATTGAAGGGGTCAGCGAATCGAACAACCGCTTAGCAGCGTTAGTTCGAAATATTGATGGGGTGGATTGGCTCGATGAACCGAGTATTCAAACCATCACCATGGATGATATTCGTCCCAAATTATTAAGCCGGTTTGTGATGACGGTACAAATCGTTGAAGCGCCATTGGAAAGCTCTGAGAGTGTGCAAGGAATGGCAAATGCAAATTGA
- a CDS encoding type 4a pilus biogenesis protein PilO: MQIDWKAELEQLKQVDLDLDNMGSWPRLVKAAFASMVAAFAAFLVYYFVISDQLTELEAERNTEVELRQAYEVKFGIAVNVEVYREQLKAIEQQFQSMLKQLPTRHETAALLDDMTFIGTANGLRFDKLEWQPEREQEIYIELPMELEVVGQYHQLGQFVSDVAGLSRIISLHDFQLKAVEDEEDMLSMHVQARTYRYKESEK; encoded by the coding sequence ATGCAAATTGATTGGAAAGCAGAATTAGAGCAGCTCAAGCAAGTTGACTTAGACCTCGACAACATGGGGTCTTGGCCAAGACTCGTCAAAGCGGCCTTTGCGAGCATGGTCGCGGCGTTTGCTGCTTTTCTTGTGTATTACTTTGTGATTAGCGATCAGCTGACCGAACTTGAAGCCGAGCGCAATACAGAAGTAGAGCTTCGCCAAGCCTATGAAGTGAAGTTTGGTATTGCGGTCAATGTAGAAGTGTATCGCGAACAACTTAAGGCCATTGAACAACAATTCCAGTCAATGCTTAAGCAGTTGCCCACGCGGCACGAAACGGCCGCTTTGCTAGATGACATGACATTCATTGGAACTGCCAATGGTTTGCGGTTTGATAAGCTTGAATGGCAACCCGAACGCGAGCAAGAAATCTATATTGAGTTACCCATGGAACTCGAAGTGGTAGGGCAATATCATCAGCTTGGCCAGTTCGTGAGCGATGTGGCGGGTCTATCTCGAATTATTAGTTTACATGACTTTCAACTCAAGGCAGTTGAAGATGAAGAGGACATGCTGTCGATGCATGTTCAGGCGCGCACTTACCGCTACAAGGAGTCTGAAAAGTGA
- a CDS encoding pilus assembly protein PilP — MIRLLVVVLSVCMLFGCGDDLAEVKSFVQQVQDSRRPRPEPLPEIPAFSHVPYVAKAVRSPFAEPDAQLIEVQVAERKDCLTPQAKRARHPLESYAIDDLTMRGTLGQENELYALIEAQVGKLYRVNVGDYLGLFHGRITHISPRQITLVELVPEGDGCWSERISNLELKTG, encoded by the coding sequence GTGATAAGACTTTTGGTCGTCGTGCTAAGTGTATGCATGTTATTTGGCTGCGGTGATGACTTAGCAGAGGTGAAGTCATTTGTTCAGCAAGTTCAAGACTCTCGACGCCCTCGGCCTGAACCACTGCCTGAAATTCCCGCTTTTAGTCACGTGCCTTACGTAGCGAAGGCCGTTAGAAGTCCATTTGCTGAACCTGATGCACAGTTGATTGAGGTGCAGGTAGCTGAGCGCAAAGATTGCCTCACACCACAAGCTAAACGCGCAAGACATCCTCTTGAGTCGTATGCAATTGATGACTTGACGATGCGCGGTACACTCGGGCAAGAAAACGAATTATATGCGCTCATTGAAGCTCAAGTTGGAAAGTTGTATCGCGTCAACGTAGGCGATTACCTTGGCTTATTTCATGGCCGAATCACTCATATTTCGCCCCGCCAAATTACCTTAGTGGAATTGGTGCCGGAGGGTGATGGGTGTTGGTCTGAACGTATCAGTAACCTTGAATTAAAAACAGGTTAA
- a CDS encoding type IV pilus secretin PilQ → MKWRWRTLLVQLCWLPLIAMANPQLIDVRYNSLDDQQFALELVFDQPFLPPSTTVANLPEQVILKFPEANSAMALSSIPVSSSGVQRVNLFQTNEGLAVHTLVDRLRPYQGSLQGNSYILTLGAAESNTKKDSGAYLNRISSIDFRRAGDEGGELLVFMDNSAMAADVGQDGNRITLSFFDVAIGDAMIALLDVSDFGTLVQSVDVTRDKRRVMMNLAMNDSFSFTHEQIDNLFSLKVVPKSGQQIALEQQYTGKAISLNFQDIPVRTVLQIIADYNGFNLVTTDSVNGNITLRLDGVPWDQALDMILKIRGLGKRMEGNILLVAPAEELAIREAQELRAQQEVEKLAPLFAEYVQINYAKADTIASLLKNEEANMLSERGSVTVDERTNTILVRDTAVQLEEVRRLVAVLDRPVKQVLIESRVVNVRDNVSEELGIRWGVTNTFNDGSTSGSLEGAESANQGQVPSVGDRLNVDLPVANAAGSIAFQVAKLADGTIIDLELSALEIENKGEVVASPRITTANQKPAYIEQGVEIPYEESTSSGATNIEFKKAVLSLRVTPHITPDNRIILDLVITQDSQGEEVPTSAGGRAVAIDKQEIGTQVLVDNGETVVLGGIYQQSITHSVSKVPILGDLPAIGWMFRNTKDSNEKRELLIFVTPRIITDGL, encoded by the coding sequence ATGAAATGGAGATGGCGCACTTTGCTGGTTCAATTGTGCTGGTTGCCGCTTATTGCAATGGCTAATCCGCAGTTGATAGACGTGCGCTATAACAGCTTAGACGATCAACAATTTGCCTTAGAGTTGGTTTTTGACCAACCCTTCTTGCCGCCATCGACAACAGTGGCGAACTTACCAGAGCAAGTGATTCTCAAGTTTCCTGAAGCGAACTCGGCCATGGCGTTAAGTAGCATTCCTGTGTCTAGCTCAGGCGTGCAACGCGTTAATTTGTTCCAAACCAATGAAGGACTTGCTGTGCATACGTTGGTCGATCGCCTCCGTCCTTATCAAGGTTCGCTTCAAGGGAATAGCTATATTCTTACCTTGGGTGCAGCCGAATCCAATACCAAGAAAGACAGCGGAGCCTATTTAAATCGTATTAGCTCAATCGATTTTCGTCGCGCAGGAGATGAAGGGGGCGAGCTATTGGTCTTCATGGATAATAGCGCCATGGCGGCTGATGTGGGACAAGATGGTAATCGCATTACGCTGTCATTTTTTGACGTCGCCATTGGTGATGCCATGATTGCCTTACTGGACGTGAGCGATTTTGGCACTTTGGTGCAATCGGTTGATGTTACGCGCGACAAACGTCGTGTCATGATGAACCTTGCAATGAATGATTCGTTTAGCTTCACTCATGAACAGATTGATAATTTATTTTCGTTAAAAGTAGTGCCTAAATCTGGCCAACAAATAGCACTAGAGCAACAATACACAGGCAAAGCAATCTCGCTTAACTTCCAAGATATTCCTGTACGTACAGTGCTGCAAATCATTGCTGACTATAACGGTTTTAACTTGGTGACGACGGATTCGGTCAATGGCAATATTACGCTTCGGTTAGACGGTGTTCCGTGGGATCAAGCGTTAGATATGATCCTAAAAATCAGAGGGTTGGGTAAACGAATGGAAGGCAATATCTTATTGGTTGCCCCCGCTGAAGAGCTGGCCATTCGAGAAGCGCAAGAGTTACGAGCGCAGCAAGAAGTTGAAAAACTTGCGCCGCTGTTTGCTGAATACGTGCAAATTAATTATGCCAAAGCTGACACCATTGCCTCTTTGCTTAAAAATGAAGAAGCGAACATGTTGTCTGAGCGTGGCTCTGTCACCGTAGATGAGCGCACCAACACGATATTGGTGCGAGATACTGCAGTGCAGCTTGAAGAGGTGCGTAGACTGGTTGCTGTGCTCGACAGACCGGTAAAGCAAGTATTGATTGAGTCGCGTGTGGTGAATGTGCGAGATAACGTGTCTGAAGAACTGGGTATTCGCTGGGGCGTTACCAATACCTTTAATGATGGTTCGACATCGGGCAGTCTCGAAGGTGCAGAATCTGCCAATCAGGGGCAAGTTCCGTCTGTGGGTGACCGATTGAATGTTGATCTACCCGTGGCCAATGCCGCAGGGTCGATTGCTTTTCAGGTGGCTAAATTGGCCGATGGCACAATTATCGACCTCGAATTGTCGGCCTTGGAAATCGAGAACAAAGGCGAGGTGGTTGCAAGTCCTCGGATTACCACTGCGAACCAAAAACCGGCATACATTGAACAGGGGGTTGAAATCCCTTATGAGGAATCAACATCCAGTGGTGCAACCAACATCGAGTTTAAAAAAGCGGTGTTGAGTCTACGCGTGACGCCTCATATTACGCCAGACAATCGCATCATTTTAGATTTGGTGATTACGCAAGATAGCCAAGGTGAAGAAGTACCCACCTCAGCAGGCGGTCGAGCGGTTGCTATCGATAAACAAGAAATTGGTACTCAAGTTCTTGTGGATAATGGTGAGACGGTAGTTTTAGGTGGAATTTACCAACAATCGATCACCCATTCTGTCAGCAAAGTCCCTATTCTAGGGGACTTGCCAGCAATCGGTTGGATGTTTAGAAACACTAAAGATTCGAACGAAAAGCGTGAATTGCTTATCTTTGTGACACCAAGAATCATAACTGATGGTCTCTGA
- the aroK gene encoding shikimate kinase AroK: MAEKRNIFLVGPMGAGKSTIGRQLAQELHLEFFDSDQEIERRTGADISWVFDIEGEDGFRTREEQVINDLTDMQGIVLATGGGSIKSRENRNRLSARGIVVYLETSIDKQFARTQRDKRRPLLANADDPRDVLEQLADERNELYSEIADVVVKTDDQSAKVVASQIIRQLNL, encoded by the coding sequence ATGGCTGAAAAACGTAACATTTTTCTTGTTGGCCCTATGGGAGCTGGCAAAAGTACAATTGGTCGTCAATTGGCTCAAGAGTTACATCTTGAGTTTTTCGATTCTGATCAAGAAATCGAGCGCCGCACAGGTGCGGATATCTCGTGGGTTTTTGATATAGAAGGCGAAGACGGCTTTCGAACACGTGAAGAACAGGTCATCAATGATTTGACTGATATGCAAGGCATTGTTCTGGCGACTGGCGGAGGCTCAATTAAGAGCCGCGAAAACCGTAATCGTTTGTCTGCGCGTGGCATTGTTGTTTATTTGGAAACTTCCATTGATAAACAATTTGCCCGTACGCAACGCGATAAGCGTCGTCCATTGTTAGCAAACGCTGATGATCCACGTGATGTTCTTGAACAATTGGCTGATGAACGCAATGAGCTTTACTCCGAAATCGCAGACGTGGTCGTGAAGACTGACGACCAAAGTGCGAAAGTCGTAGCAAGCCAGATTATTAGACAACTTAACCTCTAA
- the aroB gene encoding 3-dehydroquinate synthase yields the protein MEQVTVDLADRSYPISIGEGLLGDIKYFAPHIRGQRILIVTNETIAPLYLESLKTTLSDYQVDDVILPDGEQFKTLEHLNSIFSVLLEKRHGRDTTLIALGGGVVGDMTGFAAACYQRGVDFIQIPTTLLAQVDSSVGGKTAVNHPMGKNMIGAFYQPQAVVIDTLCLNTLPQRELAAGMAEVIKYGIIEDEAFFVWLEAHIEPLMTLDLQLMAEAVKTCCQIKADVVAADEKEHGKRALLNLGHTFGHAIEAEQGYGNWLHGEAVGAGMVMAAKTSLLEAMISEQDYQRMVDLIEAASLPTTKPEDMDFDAFMKHMMRDKKVQHGNLRLILPEGIGRAGIYQSVSESVLSRVIDS from the coding sequence ATGGAGCAAGTCACAGTTGACTTAGCCGACAGAAGCTATCCAATTTCGATTGGAGAAGGTCTGCTGGGCGATATTAAATATTTCGCACCTCACATTCGAGGTCAGCGAATTTTAATTGTGACCAACGAGACCATTGCTCCGCTCTACCTAGAGTCGCTAAAAACCACGTTGTCTGACTATCAAGTCGATGACGTGATTTTGCCTGACGGAGAGCAGTTCAAGACGCTTGAGCATCTCAACAGTATTTTTTCTGTGTTGCTTGAAAAGCGTCATGGACGCGACACGACCTTGATTGCTCTCGGTGGTGGTGTAGTCGGTGATATGACCGGCTTTGCTGCTGCGTGTTATCAACGTGGCGTGGACTTTATTCAGATTCCAACGACCTTGCTTGCTCAGGTTGATTCATCTGTGGGTGGTAAAACCGCAGTGAATCACCCTATGGGCAAAAATATGATTGGTGCTTTTTATCAGCCGCAGGCGGTGGTGATCGACACTTTGTGTTTGAACACTTTACCTCAGCGAGAGCTGGCCGCAGGTATGGCTGAAGTCATCAAGTACGGAATCATTGAAGATGAAGCATTTTTCGTTTGGCTTGAGGCGCATATTGAGCCATTGATGACGCTCGATCTTCAGCTCATGGCTGAAGCCGTAAAGACGTGTTGTCAAATCAAAGCCGACGTTGTCGCCGCAGACGAAAAAGAGCACGGTAAGCGTGCGCTATTGAATCTGGGGCATACTTTTGGTCATGCCATTGAGGCAGAGCAAGGTTATGGCAACTGGCTCCATGGAGAAGCCGTAGGGGCTGGCATGGTGATGGCTGCCAAAACATCGTTGTTAGAAGCGATGATTAGCGAGCAAGATTATCAACGCATGGTTGATTTAATCGAAGCGGCTTCGCTACCTACGACTAAACCTGAAGATATGGACTTTGATGCCTTCATGAAGCACATGATGCGTGACAAAAAAGTTCAACATGGTAACTTGCGTTTAATACTACCTGAGGGTATCGGACGCGCGGGCATTTACCAGTCAGTTTCTGAGTCTGTTCTTTCTCGGGTGATTGATTCTTAG
- a CDS encoding SPOR domain-containing protein, producing MPEPQVSQSLLPSQQQLLLRIQHLAGLDSNLVMVTGRAGAGKYTIAGALLEQYGDDFDVAWVICHEKSTPASIRKQILTQLFPDQTFNESESLQASLSHLQMNSACRWMIVINQAEQLSNQLLVELWGLVEASRKAGPELQHSSVLLFSEPAWANRISKEMNSITGQDQALLQIPPLTLDERKSLFVSLQSRLDGDELDVDLNERELNDQEGLPGEVVALLAGVQTPVNLTDTDEHKAPVKPLPILWIAAIAGLILMALILMWALSGDEDNSSAKTPSPEMQEQLSALEIVEPSRDSMRDEGELLEQVLSDAQEQAVEVLPERLPQDTMTTDVDDESNKARIEVDEETLARIEQAEAALAGEKTAVQEVPVIEPKPKSEPAQNEAPKTQASKSVAQPETAPVPMTKVWWQQAPASQYVLQMVVMSSPQSIDKFAARYGLGNDERFKVYTARRKGSLVYIGVYGEYASSDAARSALKSFASNVQQLKPWPRSIASIQKEAVILE from the coding sequence GTGCCTGAGCCTCAAGTTAGTCAGTCGTTGCTTCCTTCTCAACAGCAGTTATTGTTGAGAATCCAACACCTTGCTGGACTCGACTCAAACCTCGTGATGGTGACCGGCCGTGCTGGTGCAGGTAAATACACCATTGCCGGGGCTTTACTCGAGCAATACGGTGACGACTTTGATGTAGCTTGGGTGATCTGTCACGAGAAATCGACGCCGGCTAGCATTCGCAAGCAAATCCTAACTCAACTCTTTCCCGACCAAACATTCAATGAATCCGAGTCGTTGCAAGCGAGTTTGAGTCACCTTCAAATGAACTCGGCATGCCGCTGGATGATCGTCATCAATCAAGCCGAGCAATTGAGCAATCAGTTACTGGTTGAATTGTGGGGCTTAGTCGAAGCGAGCCGTAAAGCGGGTCCAGAACTTCAGCATTCGAGCGTATTATTATTCTCAGAGCCAGCTTGGGCGAACCGCATCTCCAAAGAGATGAACTCAATTACCGGCCAAGATCAGGCACTACTTCAAATTCCACCGCTGACGCTCGATGAGCGTAAGTCCCTGTTTGTAAGTCTTCAAAGTCGATTGGACGGGGATGAACTTGATGTGGACTTAAACGAACGTGAGCTGAATGATCAAGAAGGCTTACCCGGTGAAGTGGTTGCACTGCTGGCAGGGGTTCAAACACCTGTAAATTTGACTGATACCGATGAACACAAAGCGCCGGTAAAACCGCTACCTATCCTTTGGATAGCTGCTATTGCGGGCTTGATATTGATGGCGCTCATCTTAATGTGGGCGCTTTCTGGCGATGAAGATAACTCATCGGCCAAAACACCATCACCAGAGATGCAAGAGCAATTGTCGGCACTTGAAATAGTCGAACCGAGTCGCGACAGTATGCGAGACGAGGGTGAGCTGCTAGAACAAGTATTGTCCGATGCGCAGGAGCAAGCGGTCGAAGTTCTGCCTGAGCGATTACCACAAGACACCATGACGACCGACGTCGATGATGAAAGTAACAAAGCACGGATTGAAGTAGACGAGGAAACCCTCGCACGCATTGAGCAAGCTGAAGCGGCTCTTGCGGGTGAGAAAACTGCTGTACAAGAGGTTCCTGTTATTGAGCCGAAGCCAAAAAGCGAACCTGCTCAAAACGAAGCGCCTAAGACGCAAGCTTCAAAATCGGTGGCACAACCTGAAACCGCGCCAGTACCTATGACGAAAGTGTGGTGGCAGCAAGCCCCAGCATCACAATACGTGTTGCAAATGGTGGTGATGAGTTCCCCACAGAGTATCGACAAATTTGCAGCTCGTTATGGGCTCGGCAATGATGAGCGATTTAAAGTGTACACTGCTCGAAGAAAAGGTAGCTTGGTTTACATTGGAGTCTATGGAGAGTATGCAAGCTCGGATGCAGCACGCTCGGCACTGAAAAGCTTTGCCAGCAATGTACAGCAGCTGAAACCTTGGCCCCGGTCAATTGCTTCCATCCAAAAAGAAGCGGTGATCCTTGAGTAA